In Chryseobacterium turcicum, a single window of DNA contains:
- the sucD gene encoding succinate--CoA ligase subunit alpha codes for MSILVNKDSKVIVQGFTGNEGTFHAGQMIEYGTNVVGGVTPGKGGSEHLGKPVFNTVADAVSKAEANVSIIFVPPAFAADAIMEAAEAGIKVIVCITEGIPVADMVKVKAYIADKETRLIGPNCPGIITSDEAKIGIMPGFVFKKGKVGIVSKSGTLTYEAADQVVRAGYGISTAIGIGGDPIIGTTTKEALELFINDPETEAVVMIGEIGGGLEAEAARWYKASGSTKPVVGFIAGQTAPKGRTMGHAGAIVGGDEDTAQAKMEIMRENGINVVDSPADIGATVAKILG; via the coding sequence ATGTCAATTTTAGTAAACAAAGATTCTAAAGTAATTGTACAAGGATTTACTGGTAACGAAGGTACTTTCCACGCTGGTCAAATGATCGAATACGGAACAAACGTTGTAGGTGGTGTTACTCCAGGAAAAGGTGGTAGCGAGCACTTAGGAAAGCCGGTATTCAACACCGTGGCTGATGCTGTTTCAAAAGCTGAAGCAAACGTAAGTATTATTTTCGTACCTCCTGCATTTGCTGCAGATGCTATTATGGAAGCTGCAGAAGCAGGTATCAAAGTAATCGTTTGTATTACAGAAGGTATTCCTGTTGCTGATATGGTAAAAGTAAAAGCTTATATCGCAGACAAGGAGACTAGATTAATCGGGCCAAACTGTCCAGGAATTATCACTTCTGATGAAGCTAAAATTGGTATTATGCCAGGTTTCGTTTTCAAAAAAGGAAAAGTAGGTATTGTTTCAAAATCAGGAACTCTTACGTATGAAGCTGCTGACCAAGTAGTAAGAGCAGGTTACGGTATCTCTACTGCAATCGGAATTGGTGGTGACCCAATTATCGGAACTACAACTAAAGAAGCGTTAGAATTATTCATCAACGATCCAGAAACTGAAGCGGTTGTAATGATCGGAGAAATCGGTGGTGGTCTTGAGGCTGAAGCTGCAAGATGGTACAAAGCGAGTGGTTCTACAAAACCAGTAGTAGGTTTCATCGCAGGACAAACTGCTCCTAAAGGAAGAACAATGGGGCACGCTGGTGCAATCGTTGGTGGTGATGAAGATACAGCTCAGGCAAAAATGGAAATCATGAGAGAAAACGGAATCAACGTTGTAGATTCTCCTGCTGATATTGGTGCTACTGTAGCAAAAATCTTAGGATAA
- the efp gene encoding elongation factor P: protein MATSNDIKKGLCIEFSNDIFKVIEFMHVKPGKGPAFVRTKMKSVTNGKVLDNTFSAGHKIDEVKVITRKFQYLYDDENGFHFMNNEDFSQLYLNKEMIENSNLMKAGEEVTIILKEADETPLSAELPQSVYLEVIEADPGVKGNTATNALKNAIVETGARVMVPLFIEAGDKIKVSTEDGSYLERVKE, encoded by the coding sequence ATGGCAACAAGTAACGATATAAAAAAAGGTCTTTGCATCGAATTTAGCAATGATATCTTTAAGGTAATCGAATTTATGCACGTAAAACCAGGTAAAGGACCTGCTTTCGTAAGAACAAAAATGAAATCTGTAACCAACGGAAAAGTTTTAGACAATACTTTCTCTGCAGGTCACAAAATTGATGAGGTGAAAGTAATTACCAGAAAATTCCAGTATCTTTATGATGATGAGAATGGTTTCCACTTCATGAATAACGAAGACTTCTCTCAATTATATTTAAACAAAGAAATGATTGAAAACTCAAACCTAATGAAAGCAGGTGAAGAAGTAACAATCATTTTGAAAGAAGCAGACGAAACGCCGCTTTCTGCAGAACTTCCTCAGTCGGTTTACCTAGAAGTTATCGAAGCTGATCCAGGTGTGAAAGGAAATACAGCTACCAACGCCCTGAAAAACGCAATCGTTGAAACAGGAGCAAGAGTAATGGTTCCTTTGTTCATCGAGGCAGGCGACAAAATAAAAGTGAGCACAGAAGACGGTTCTTACTTAGAGAGAGTAAAAGAGTAA
- a CDS encoding bifunctional UDP-3-O-[3-hydroxymyristoyl] N-acetylglucosamine deacetylase/3-hydroxyacyl-ACP dehydratase: MSDMQKTLQQEVTLSGIGLHTGKEVKLTIKPAKENTGFVFVRTDLEGQPHVEADVNYVVATERGTTLEKLGVKINTCEHVLAALVGCDIDNAILEMDASEPPILDGSSKFFVEAIESVGVVEQSIAREYFVVKEVLSYSDPVTGSEITIIPSDHYEVTTMVDFGTKVLGTQNATLKNISEFKEEISSARTFSFLHELEMLLDHGLIKGGDISNAIVYVDKDLTTETTEKLKKAFGKDHVSIRPNGILDNLTLNYPNEAARHKLLDVIGDLALTGVKIKGKVIANKPGHFVNTQFAKKLNRQWKLQKKKNVPEFDLTKEPVFDINGIMKLMPHRPPFLLIDKILELSDSHVVGLKNVTMNEPFFVGHFPKEPVMPGVLQVEALAQTGGILVLASVPDPENYSTYFIKIDKVKFKRKVVPGDTMIFKIELIEPIRRGIVHMQGYGYVGDTVAVEAELMAQVAKNKID, encoded by the coding sequence ATGAGTGATATGCAAAAAACCCTTCAGCAAGAGGTTACTCTTTCTGGAATCGGTCTTCATACTGGTAAAGAAGTAAAACTAACCATTAAACCTGCAAAAGAAAATACAGGTTTTGTGTTCGTAAGAACAGATCTTGAAGGGCAACCTCATGTAGAAGCAGACGTAAATTACGTTGTGGCTACAGAAAGAGGAACTACTTTGGAGAAGTTGGGTGTTAAAATCAATACGTGTGAGCATGTTTTAGCTGCATTGGTTGGTTGCGATATCGACAATGCTATTTTAGAGATGGATGCTTCTGAGCCTCCTATTTTAGATGGTTCTTCAAAATTCTTTGTAGAAGCTATCGAAAGTGTAGGCGTGGTAGAACAAAGTATTGCAAGAGAATATTTTGTGGTAAAAGAAGTATTAAGCTACAGCGATCCGGTTACAGGTTCAGAAATCACAATTATCCCTTCAGATCATTACGAAGTGACAACGATGGTAGATTTTGGAACTAAAGTTTTAGGAACTCAAAATGCTACCCTTAAAAATATTTCAGAATTTAAAGAAGAAATTTCTTCTGCAAGAACATTCAGCTTTTTGCACGAATTGGAAATGCTTCTTGATCACGGTTTAATCAAAGGAGGAGATATCTCTAACGCTATTGTTTACGTTGATAAAGATTTAACTACTGAAACAACCGAAAAACTGAAAAAAGCTTTCGGAAAAGACCATGTTTCTATAAGACCCAACGGAATTTTAGATAATTTAACTTTAAACTATCCAAACGAAGCCGCAAGACACAAATTATTAGATGTAATTGGTGATTTAGCTTTAACAGGAGTGAAAATTAAAGGAAAAGTTATTGCCAATAAACCAGGTCATTTTGTAAATACCCAATTTGCAAAAAAACTAAACCGTCAGTGGAAACTACAGAAAAAGAAAAATGTTCCTGAGTTTGATTTAACTAAAGAACCCGTTTTTGACATCAATGGAATTATGAAGCTAATGCCTCACAGACCTCCGTTTTTGTTAATCGATAAAATTCTTGAGCTTTCAGACTCTCACGTTGTAGGTTTGAAGAATGTGACGATGAACGAACCATTCTTTGTGGGTCATTTCCCTAAAGAACCGGTTATGCCAGGAGTTTTACAGGTAGAAGCTTTAGCACAGACAGGAGGAATCTTGGTTTTGGCAAGCGTTCCGGATCCTGAAAATTATTCAACTTATTTTATTAAAATAGATAAGGTGAAATTCAAGAGAAAAGTTGTTCCTGGTGATACAATGATTTTCAAAATTGAATTGATAGAGCCAATCAGAAGAGGTATTGTTCATATGCAAGGGTATGGTTATGTTGGCGATACTGTTGCTGTAGAAGCAGAACTAATGGCTCAAGTTGCAAAAAATAAAATTGATTAA
- a CDS encoding UDP-3-O-(3-hydroxymyristoyl)glucosamine N-acyltransferase, giving the protein MTFHQPQKLKTIADLIGAKFIGSEDFEVVGTNEIHRVKSGEIVFVNHPKYYDKALNSAATIILIDKEVECPEGKALLISDDPFRDFNKINTHFTRIYNFAETLHDVEIGEGTKIHPSAVLGNNITIGKNTIIFPNVVIGDRTVIGDNVVIQSNTVLGGDAFYYRKLNGNFDRLISVGNVIIENNVEIGNGCTIDRGVTDSTIIGEGSVLDNQIQIGHDTVIGKKCLIASQVGIAGCCIIGDEVTLWGQVGIASGNTIESGSVLLGKTGVNRDLKKGTYIGMFAEDYKTYLKKEVKLRQL; this is encoded by the coding sequence ATGACGTTTCATCAGCCACAAAAACTTAAAACAATTGCAGATTTAATCGGAGCAAAATTTATAGGTTCTGAAGATTTTGAAGTAGTGGGAACCAACGAAATTCACAGAGTAAAATCTGGAGAAATTGTTTTCGTAAACCATCCCAAATATTACGATAAAGCGTTAAACTCAGCAGCTACCATTATCTTAATAGATAAAGAAGTAGAATGCCCAGAAGGTAAGGCGCTTTTGATTTCCGACGATCCTTTCAGAGATTTCAATAAAATAAACACGCACTTCACTAGAATTTATAATTTCGCAGAGACCCTTCATGATGTTGAGATTGGTGAAGGCACAAAAATTCACCCTTCAGCAGTTTTAGGAAACAATATTACCATCGGTAAAAACACCATTATCTTTCCAAATGTGGTGATAGGTGACCGCACAGTTATTGGTGACAATGTCGTTATCCAGTCTAACACGGTTTTGGGTGGCGACGCATTTTATTACAGAAAACTCAATGGAAATTTTGACCGTTTAATCTCTGTAGGAAATGTAATTATCGAAAATAACGTAGAAATCGGAAACGGATGTACCATCGATAGAGGTGTTACAGATTCTACCATTATTGGGGAAGGTTCTGTTTTAGATAACCAAATCCAAATCGGTCACGATACCGTAATCGGTAAAAAATGCTTGATTGCTTCTCAGGTGGGTATTGCAGGATGCTGCATTATCGGTGATGAAGTAACGTTATGGGGACAAGTGGGTATCGCTTCTGGGAATACGATTGAAAGCGGTTCCGTGCTTTTAGGTAAAACAGGAGTCAACAGAGACCTCAAAAAAGGAACCTACATCGGAATGTTTGCAGAAGATTACAAAACCTACCTCAAAAAAGAGGTGAAATTGAGGCAGCTTTAA
- a CDS encoding HD domain-containing protein, with protein MQNKLKIINDPVHGFIKIPHEILFDVIEHPYFQRLRRISQTGLLNLIFPGATHTRFHHAIGAMHLMFMALETLKQKGVSISVEEEKGAMLAILMHDIGHGPFSHALESMLMDDWHHENLSLLLMNRINDEFDGQLSIAIEMFQGKYHRKFFNQLISSQLDVDRLDYLNRDSFFTGVSEGNINTQRIISMMNVCEEELVIDAKGVYSIENFLTARMFMYWQVYYHKTSALAEFILVKILERAKYLVSEGVDLPATENLKYFLNRGKSAATDEDVERFTQLDDNDIIHAMKIWQKSDDFVLAYWCKCVIQRSFPKTIISSQPFDPEFIKEKIKNTNDFFGIDNGDELVHEITRSLLPYNTEKQPIYLLQKNGKVLKLDESEDQLLSGLIVHKTKRYILAFPRV; from the coding sequence ATGCAGAACAAGCTTAAAATCATCAACGATCCGGTACACGGTTTCATAAAAATACCTCACGAAATCTTATTTGATGTTATCGAACATCCTTATTTTCAGAGATTAAGAAGGATTTCGCAGACCGGACTTTTAAATTTAATTTTTCCTGGAGCAACACACACCAGATTTCATCATGCTATTGGTGCAATGCATTTGATGTTTATGGCTTTAGAAACTTTAAAGCAAAAAGGAGTTTCTATTTCTGTGGAAGAAGAAAAAGGGGCTATGTTGGCGATTTTAATGCACGATATTGGGCACGGCCCGTTTTCTCATGCTCTCGAAAGTATGTTGATGGATGATTGGCATCACGAAAATCTTTCATTATTATTAATGAACCGAATAAATGATGAGTTTGACGGCCAGTTGTCAATAGCGATAGAAATGTTTCAGGGAAAATACCACCGAAAATTTTTCAATCAACTGATCAGTTCGCAATTAGATGTTGATCGTTTAGATTATTTAAACAGAGATAGTTTTTTTACAGGAGTTTCAGAAGGGAATATCAATACCCAAAGGATAATCTCAATGATGAATGTTTGTGAAGAAGAATTGGTTATTGATGCAAAAGGAGTGTATTCTATTGAAAACTTTTTGACAGCTAGAATGTTTATGTATTGGCAGGTTTATTACCACAAAACTTCAGCTTTGGCAGAATTTATTTTGGTGAAAATTCTTGAAAGAGCAAAATATTTAGTTTCTGAAGGAGTAGATTTACCGGCAACTGAAAATTTAAAATATTTTTTAAACAGAGGTAAAAGTGCCGCAACTGATGAAGATGTGGAGCGTTTTACACAATTGGACGATAATGATATTATTCATGCGATGAAAATTTGGCAGAAGTCAGATGATTTTGTACTTGCTTACTGGTGCAAATGTGTTATTCAGCGTAGTTTTCCTAAAACAATTATTTCTTCGCAACCTTTTGACCCAGAATTTATTAAGGAAAAAATAAAAAACACCAACGATTTTTTTGGAATTGACAACGGTGACGAACTAGTACACGAGATTACCAGAAGTTTACTTCCGTATAATACAGAAAAACAGCCTATTTACCTTCTTCAAAAAAATGGAAAGGTCTTAAAATTGGATGAATCGGAAGATCAGCTTTTATCGGGGCTTATCGTACATAAAACGAAAAGATATATTCTGGCATTTCCAAGAGTATAA
- a CDS encoding porin family protein gives MKKILLTSALAFSFLSFAQIDLRSTRFGLTAGANYSRIKNAHNPSGAKFAFQGGVLALIPMGGANQFYLQPEVTYYGAGESGKDKNAKGADGYNAVYANNYLSVPIYFKGYFSEAESEFFGLIGPRFNFLLSQNVKNVPLGRPYYDPDVTVPNYPQISGKANSFNFAIGAGIGYSYKRQLELTLKYDLGISNTYPKLVEDFTKDPNTVKKKSEQVLSLSLSYIFE, from the coding sequence ATGAAAAAAATTTTATTAACATCTGCATTGGCCTTTTCTTTTTTATCGTTCGCACAAATCGATTTAAGAAGTACAAGATTCGGTCTTACTGCAGGTGCAAACTATTCCAGAATTAAAAACGCTCACAATCCTTCGGGAGCAAAATTTGCTTTTCAGGGTGGCGTTTTAGCATTAATTCCAATGGGGGGAGCAAATCAGTTTTATTTGCAACCCGAGGTGACGTATTACGGAGCCGGAGAGTCAGGGAAAGATAAAAATGCGAAAGGAGCTGATGGTTATAACGCAGTATATGCCAATAATTATTTAAGTGTTCCTATCTATTTTAAAGGGTATTTTTCTGAAGCAGAATCAGAATTTTTTGGACTCATTGGTCCTAGATTTAATTTCTTGCTTAGTCAGAATGTAAAAAATGTTCCTCTTGGAAGACCTTATTATGATCCTGATGTAACCGTTCCTAACTATCCTCAGATTAGCGGTAAAGCAAATAGCTTTAATTTTGCCATTGGGGCAGGAATAGGATATAGCTACAAAAGACAGTTAGAATTAACTTTAAAATATGATTTAGGGATTTCTAATACATATCCCAAACTTGTTGAGGATTTTACCAAAGATCCCAATACTGTAAAGAAGAAATCTGAGCAGGTTTTAAGCTTAAGTCTTAGTTATATTTTCGAATAG
- the porX gene encoding T9SS response regulator signal transducer PorX: MSNKILWIDDEIDLLKPHIVFLEKKGYVVTPVNNVNEALELIDSEKFDLTLIDENMPGISGLEAIPMIKEKDNSLKIVMVTKSEEEHIMEEAIGSQIADYILKPVNPNQILLSLKKNLQEDNLVEQKTILQYQQEFRSLSMELSYLRTYQEWAEYYKKIVNWELKFDKVTDNEFADLLQSQKEEANIQFAKFIENNYEDWLNGSEKPMMSHTLFKDKIKSVVEKDKVLLLMVDNLRYDQWKVIEPLFTKYYNKVSEDYYYSILPTATQYARNAFFAGLLPSEIEKRFPDKWFNDNEEGNKNEFERDFLEDQMKRVGLSSKSMKYLKVLNADFEKKIYDDFNQHKNNDLLVIVYNFIDILSHAKTDNHIVDQLIRDDKTFRSLTSNWFENSSLIKIIKLAAENGFKLVITTDHGTVYVKKPSRVVGDRETSTNIRYKTGKSLTYDDKDVWAVSNPEKLFLPKGNLSSKYIFAKNNIFLAYPKNYNHFVNYYKETYQHGGISLEECIIPISVLEPK, translated from the coding sequence ATGTCAAACAAAATATTATGGATTGATGATGAAATAGATTTACTAAAACCTCATATCGTTTTTCTGGAAAAGAAAGGCTACGTTGTAACCCCAGTAAACAATGTGAATGAAGCTTTAGAACTTATAGATTCTGAGAAATTTGATTTAACGTTAATCGACGAAAATATGCCGGGAATTTCCGGATTGGAAGCCATCCCAATGATTAAAGAAAAAGACAATTCTTTGAAAATTGTAATGGTAACCAAAAGCGAAGAAGAGCACATTATGGAAGAAGCCATTGGTTCTCAAATCGCAGATTACATTTTAAAACCTGTTAACCCAAACCAGATTTTACTTTCGCTGAAAAAAAATCTCCAGGAAGATAACTTGGTAGAGCAGAAAACAATTTTGCAATATCAGCAGGAATTCAGAAGCCTTTCTATGGAACTTTCTTACCTTAGAACGTATCAAGAATGGGCAGAATATTATAAAAAAATCGTCAATTGGGAACTAAAATTTGATAAAGTAACCGATAATGAGTTTGCAGACCTTCTTCAATCTCAAAAAGAGGAAGCCAATATTCAGTTTGCTAAATTTATCGAAAACAATTACGAAGATTGGTTGAATGGTTCTGAAAAACCAATGATGAGCCATACTTTATTTAAAGATAAAATAAAATCTGTCGTTGAAAAAGACAAAGTACTTCTTTTGATGGTCGATAATCTAAGATATGACCAATGGAAAGTGATAGAACCACTTTTCACGAAATATTACAATAAAGTTTCTGAAGATTATTATTACAGTATTCTTCCTACTGCTACACAATATGCAAGAAATGCTTTTTTTGCAGGACTTTTACCTTCAGAAATTGAAAAGCGCTTCCCGGATAAGTGGTTTAACGATAATGAAGAAGGAAATAAGAATGAATTTGAGCGTGATTTCTTAGAAGACCAAATGAAAAGAGTGGGTCTAAGTTCAAAATCAATGAAATACCTTAAAGTTTTGAATGCTGATTTTGAGAAAAAAATCTATGATGACTTTAATCAGCACAAAAACAATGATCTTTTAGTGATTGTTTATAACTTTATCGATATTCTTTCGCACGCAAAAACAGACAATCATATTGTTGACCAATTAATCAGAGATGATAAAACTTTCAGATCGTTAACATCAAATTGGTTTGAAAACTCTTCATTAATTAAGATTATTAAACTTGCCGCAGAAAACGGATTCAAATTAGTGATTACAACAGACCACGGAACCGTTTACGTTAAAAAACCTAGTCGCGTTGTGGGTGACAGAGAAACCTCAACCAACATCCGTTATAAAACAGGGAAAAGCTTAACCTATGACGATAAAGATGTTTGGGCAGTGAGCAATCCTGAAAAGCTTTTTTTACCTAAAGGAAATCTGAGTTCAAAATATATTTTTGCCAAAAACAATATATTTTTAGCCTATCCTAAAAACTACAATCACTTTGTAAATTATTATAAAGAAACGTATCAACACGGTGGAATTTCTTTGGAAGAATGTATCATTCCTATAAGCGTTCTAGAACCGAAATAG
- the lpxA gene encoding acyl-ACP--UDP-N-acetylglucosamine O-acyltransferase, whose protein sequence is MIHQLAAVDKRAKISKNVVVEPFTTIAGDVEIGEGSWIGSNVTIMDGARIGKNCRIFPGTVISAIPQDLKFDGEDTQTIIGDDTTIRECVTVNRGTKALGYTKIGANCLIMATTHIAHDCVIGDHVIIVNGCGIAGHVEIGDYTVMGGLSAVHQFGKIGKHVMISGGTLVRKDIPPYVKVAREPMAYAGINSVGLRRRGFTNEKIFEIQKIYRAIFQMKMNVSQAVTHIEKEMLPTAERDEILQFIQNSPRGIVKGYGTGKE, encoded by the coding sequence ATGATTCATCAATTAGCAGCCGTTGATAAGCGTGCAAAAATCAGCAAAAACGTTGTAGTAGAGCCATTCACTACCATTGCAGGAGATGTAGAAATAGGAGAGGGATCTTGGATTGGTTCAAATGTAACCATTATGGATGGCGCAAGAATCGGTAAAAACTGTAGAATTTTTCCCGGAACTGTAATTTCTGCAATTCCTCAGGATTTAAAATTCGATGGTGAAGACACACAAACGATTATCGGTGACGATACTACAATCAGAGAATGTGTAACGGTAAATAGAGGGACCAAAGCTTTAGGTTATACAAAAATCGGAGCAAATTGTTTGATTATGGCAACAACGCATATTGCACACGACTGTGTAATCGGTGATCATGTTATCATTGTAAACGGTTGCGGTATTGCAGGTCACGTAGAAATTGGTGACTATACAGTAATGGGAGGTTTATCAGCGGTACATCAGTTTGGTAAAATCGGAAAACATGTAATGATTTCTGGGGGTACTTTGGTGAGAAAAGATATTCCGCCTTACGTAAAAGTGGCTAGAGAACCGATGGCTTATGCAGGAATAAATTCTGTAGGTTTAAGAAGAAGAGGTTTTACCAATGAGAAAATCTTTGAAATTCAGAAAATTTACAGAGCTATTTTTCAAATGAAAATGAATGTTTCTCAAGCAGTGACGCATATCGAAAAAGAAATGCTTCCTACTGCAGAAAGAGATGAAATTCTTCAGTTTATTCAAAACTCACCAAGAGGTATCGTAAAAGGATACGGAACAGGAAAAGAATAA
- a CDS encoding LamG-like jellyroll fold domain-containing protein, which produces MYKNLLKNKLKFATLFTVFLGSASGLNAQQNALNFDGTNDYIQTTYPGILGNAPRTVEAWIKLPTTTSGENLVTTWGSDNVNGGRFTVRINNVSGLYKLRIENKGGGVNGNITLSDGNWHHIAVTYDNSLSTNKYKLYVDGNLDVQGDISTATNTVALTNMIIGRRINSSFGGFFNGSIDEVRVWDKALTLAEIQANKNYEFCTPPTNLKAYFKLNEGTVNSNNSTVTSITSAVGSYSGTLNSFALNGTASNFITGASSLGGANINTAVTVSGSTLTATQAGATYQWVNCNNGNAPVGVTTQSYTPTVAGNYAVIVTLAGCTQTSSCQSVTLGVNDFDAIPELTLSPNPTNGILKIKAKNAIEKVEITNFSGQRLMSFQPNSVDTELNISQLKAGVYLVKVSSKQQTQVYKIIKR; this is translated from the coding sequence ATGTATAAAAATCTACTTAAGAACAAATTAAAATTTGCAACATTATTTACGGTTTTTCTAGGGTCGGCTTCGGGATTAAATGCTCAGCAAAATGCGCTTAATTTTGACGGAACAAATGATTATATTCAAACCACTTATCCCGGAATTTTAGGAAACGCACCACGTACTGTAGAAGCCTGGATTAAATTACCAACAACTACTTCTGGGGAAAATCTCGTGACAACTTGGGGTTCTGATAATGTAAACGGAGGAAGGTTTACTGTAAGGATAAACAATGTAAGCGGACTGTATAAACTAAGAATTGAAAATAAAGGGGGTGGAGTAAACGGAAACATTACCCTAAGTGACGGAAACTGGCATCATATTGCAGTAACGTATGATAACAGTTTGTCGACCAATAAGTATAAATTATATGTAGACGGTAATTTAGATGTACAAGGTGATATCAGTACGGCTACCAATACGGTGGCGCTTACCAATATGATTATCGGAAGAAGAATTAATTCTAGTTTTGGAGGATTTTTTAATGGAAGTATAGATGAGGTTCGTGTTTGGGATAAAGCGCTTACACTGGCAGAAATTCAGGCAAATAAAAATTATGAATTTTGTACCCCGCCTACAAATTTGAAAGCTTATTTTAAATTGAATGAAGGAACGGTAAATTCTAATAATAGCACCGTAACTTCCATTACGAGCGCCGTAGGTTCTTATTCTGGTACACTAAATAGTTTCGCTTTAAATGGAACTGCTTCAAACTTTATTACAGGAGCTTCATCACTAGGAGGGGCAAATATCAACACTGCAGTTACCGTTTCTGGTTCTACACTCACTGCTACACAAGCCGGCGCTACTTACCAATGGGTAAATTGCAATAATGGGAATGCTCCGGTTGGCGTAACGACGCAGTCTTACACCCCAACGGTTGCAGGAAATTATGCAGTTATTGTTACGCTTGCAGGATGTACACAGACATCATCTTGCCAATCGGTAACTTTAGGAGTGAATGATTTTGATGCCATTCCTGAGTTGACTTTATCACCAAATCCTACCAACGGAATTCTTAAAATTAAAGCTAAAAATGCAATTGAAAAAGTAGAAATTACCAACTTTTCAGGGCAGAGATTAATGAGTTTCCAGCCAAATTCTGTAGATACAGAGCTTAATATCTCTCAATTGAAAGCCGGAGTTTATTTGGTAAAGGTAAGTTCAAAACAACAAACCCAAGTTTATAAAATAATTAAAAGATAG
- the lpxD gene encoding UDP-3-O-(3-hydroxymyristoyl)glucosamine N-acyltransferase, whose product MEFTASQIASFIDGKIIGDENALITGVSPIESGEAGHLSFVAQDRFAHHLDTSKCSVLIVTETLIDKDQYDPTIIAVKDAYLSFQILMNLYQEMQGRKEGVEDGSSIHDTAVLGDKVYIGAFTYVSEKAKIGEGSQIFPQVYIGKGVKIGKNCKIDSGARIYDYCIIGDNCVIHSNTVIGGDGFGFQPTPEGFQKIPQLGNVIIEDNVEIGSNCSIDRATIGSTVIGKGTKIDNLIQIAHNVKIGANNVIAAQAGIAGSTTIGDWNQIGGQVGIVGHIKIGNQVKIQAQSGVNSSVNDKETIYGSPAISYNDYLRSYVHFRNLPELAKRINNLENNSKDHTNE is encoded by the coding sequence ATGGAATTTACAGCTTCGCAAATTGCAAGTTTTATCGACGGAAAAATTATAGGTGACGAAAACGCACTTATTACTGGCGTTTCACCGATTGAAAGCGGAGAAGCCGGTCATCTTTCTTTTGTTGCACAAGATCGTTTTGCACATCATCTAGATACTTCAAAATGCTCGGTACTTATTGTTACCGAGACACTTATTGATAAAGATCAATACGATCCTACAATTATAGCGGTAAAAGATGCTTACCTTTCTTTTCAGATTTTAATGAATCTATATCAGGAAATGCAGGGCAGAAAAGAAGGTGTGGAAGATGGTTCTTCTATTCACGATACTGCTGTGCTAGGAGATAAAGTTTATATCGGCGCATTTACTTATGTTTCAGAAAAGGCTAAAATTGGTGAAGGCTCACAGATTTTTCCTCAAGTATACATCGGTAAAGGAGTAAAGATCGGTAAAAACTGTAAGATTGATAGTGGTGCAAGAATTTATGATTACTGTATTATTGGTGACAATTGCGTGATACATTCTAATACCGTTATCGGTGGCGACGGATTTGGTTTTCAGCCTACTCCGGAAGGTTTTCAAAAAATTCCTCAGCTAGGAAACGTTATTATTGAAGATAATGTAGAAATCGGGTCAAACTGTAGCATCGACAGAGCAACAATAGGTTCTACAGTTATTGGTAAAGGAACTAAAATCGATAATCTGATTCAGATTGCACACAATGTAAAAATTGGTGCCAACAATGTAATCGCAGCTCAGGCTGGAATTGCTGGCTCTACAACCATCGGTGACTGGAACCAAATTGGAGGTCAGGTGGGAATCGTCGGTCATATAAAAATAGGAAATCAGGTGAAAATTCAGGCGCAAAGTGGAGTGAACTCCAGCGTTAATGATAAAGAAACCATTTACGGTTCTCCTGCGATAAGCTATAACGACTACCTTAGAAGTTATGTACACTTCAGGAATCTTCCTGAATTGGCAAAAAGAATAAATAATCTTGAGAATAACTCAAAAGATCATACTAATGAGTGA